From the genome of Varibaculum prostatecancerukia, one region includes:
- a CDS encoding class I SAM-dependent methyltransferase, translated as MVARKVALSFKQMKQLTSSFPPAEDLMIAALTTPEGWRLLQEYPCPSPSEAADIAKHLRKQHPADLVAALQTQWNLREKAQEKLDSEAKNKLFTRDGLEQATRKIVAAQRAKRFAKADVTSMIDLGCGIGSDSMELAPLCPDFLAVDISPAAATCAAINLSEISTAKVFCENADNLTSQKTLPALFVDPARRAAVGRVLSPDSWSPPLGKVLEWEKRSPQLAVKMAPGIDLAYLPDGYHAQWVSVDGNLVECALYSPGLAPEGAGRSALVICGRQVKHYRCSTACNPGEDHVQIPQAATLGSYFFDPDPAIIRAGIIPDLCEELGAAPVSTGIAYLTGDSLPSEQDSLGFHCYQIVENLPLKAKQVSSYLRSQQVTRLDVLKRGVALDIAAWRKKVMPKRNRDWSPRTITVALTRVGGAHRCLVLVAVK; from the coding sequence ATGGTAGCTCGAAAAGTCGCACTTAGTTTTAAGCAGATGAAACAGCTAACTTCGTCCTTTCCACCTGCGGAAGACTTAATGATTGCGGCACTGACCACCCCGGAAGGCTGGCGCCTGCTGCAAGAATATCCTTGCCCGTCACCTTCTGAAGCCGCAGATATTGCTAAACACTTGCGTAAGCAGCACCCCGCAGATCTGGTTGCAGCGTTGCAAACCCAATGGAATCTGCGAGAAAAAGCCCAAGAAAAATTAGACTCCGAGGCCAAGAATAAACTTTTTACTCGCGACGGCCTCGAACAAGCTACCCGGAAAATAGTGGCCGCCCAGCGTGCTAAACGCTTTGCGAAAGCCGATGTCACCAGCATGATCGATCTCGGCTGCGGAATCGGATCCGACTCTATGGAACTGGCACCCCTATGCCCAGATTTTTTAGCAGTCGATATTAGCCCGGCAGCCGCTACCTGCGCAGCAATCAACCTGTCTGAGATATCGACCGCAAAAGTTTTTTGCGAAAACGCCGATAACCTTACCTCACAGAAAACTCTGCCCGCCCTATTTGTAGATCCGGCTCGCCGCGCCGCCGTCGGACGCGTCCTCTCCCCCGATTCCTGGTCGCCTCCCCTCGGAAAAGTTCTGGAATGGGAAAAGCGCTCGCCCCAGCTTGCGGTGAAAATGGCGCCCGGGATTGACTTGGCGTACCTACCGGACGGCTATCACGCGCAATGGGTAAGCGTTGACGGCAATCTGGTGGAGTGCGCCCTCTACTCTCCGGGATTAGCTCCCGAGGGCGCGGGGCGATCTGCGCTGGTTATCTGCGGTAGGCAGGTAAAACATTATCGCTGCTCTACTGCTTGCAATCCCGGAGAAGACCATGTGCAAATCCCGCAGGCAGCCACCTTGGGCAGTTACTTTTTCGATCCTGATCCTGCAATTATTCGCGCCGGAATCATTCCAGATCTTTGCGAAGAATTAGGGGCAGCGCCAGTATCTACCGGGATTGCTTATCTGACAGGGGATTCTCTTCCCAGCGAACAAGACTCCTTAGGGTTCCACTGCTATCAGATAGTGGAAAATCTGCCACTTAAAGCTAAGCAGGTGAGCTCTTATCTACGTTCTCAGCAAGTCACGCGGCTTGACGTTCTAAAGCGCGGAGTCGCCCTCGACATCGCAGCTTGGCGAAAAAAGGTGATGCCCAAGAGAAATCGCGACTGGTCACCGCGCACCATAACCGTGGCTCTGACCCGGGTAGGTGGGGCGCACCGCTGCCTGGTGCTCGTGGCAGTTAAATAA
- a CDS encoding Fic family protein, with protein sequence MTDIGGLEEPKEDPFAQYVRQGSPSQRALIAAWQAGIGLQAVDGLEPSPYLINTARSSIEGEITLDEAQSLVNSYYQQNPQRGLDRTEEADKVATRVAQVLSEDGFVFSAAQYLAIHRRLFAGIYPQAGKVRTYNISKKEWVLAGDTVTYGNAADLMETLEYDLAFERAFSYRELNATEIIEHLASFVARLWQIHLFDEGNTRTTAVFFIKYLRTLGFTVDNTLFSKHAWYFRNAMVRANYENLTAGIHETNEYLVKFLRNLLLGEENELKNRYLHISGLVSQAKNPDIGSDGQEVPPETQYITSSDNGILSKKQDIGLEKQDIGVKNQDIEWAGLSPVSARHAQKLYDFFGTEGIFSRSQVTEILGITPSPASELLRKLLDASLISKVKGKGKGKYRFTPPQPEGGAN encoded by the coding sequence ATGACAGATATAGGCGGGCTCGAAGAACCTAAAGAGGATCCATTTGCCCAATATGTGCGCCAAGGATCCCCGTCTCAACGCGCCCTGATTGCTGCTTGGCAGGCCGGTATCGGTTTACAAGCTGTCGATGGTTTAGAGCCCTCACCGTATCTAATAAATACCGCTAGGAGCTCTATCGAAGGTGAAATCACTTTAGACGAAGCTCAAAGCCTGGTTAATTCCTACTATCAGCAAAACCCTCAGCGGGGCTTAGACCGAACGGAGGAAGCAGATAAGGTAGCTACCCGGGTTGCGCAAGTATTATCTGAGGACGGATTTGTGTTCTCGGCTGCGCAGTATCTGGCGATACACCGCCGGCTTTTTGCAGGAATCTATCCCCAGGCCGGGAAAGTTCGTACCTACAATATCTCCAAGAAGGAGTGGGTACTGGCCGGAGATACCGTTACCTATGGGAATGCTGCCGATTTAATGGAAACCTTGGAATACGATTTGGCTTTTGAACGTGCGTTTAGCTACCGCGAACTGAATGCCACCGAAATCATTGAGCATCTGGCTTCTTTTGTGGCTAGGTTGTGGCAGATTCACCTCTTTGATGAGGGAAACACCCGCACTACCGCCGTGTTTTTCATCAAGTATCTCCGCACCTTGGGTTTCACTGTCGATAACACCCTTTTCTCTAAACACGCTTGGTATTTTCGAAACGCGATGGTGCGCGCCAACTACGAAAATCTAACTGCCGGGATTCACGAAACTAACGAATACCTAGTTAAGTTCTTACGGAACTTGCTGCTAGGAGAAGAAAATGAGTTGAAAAATCGGTACCTGCATATCAGCGGTTTAGTTAGTCAGGCAAAAAATCCGGATATTGGGTCTGATGGGCAGGAAGTTCCCCCGGAAACTCAGTACATTACTTCCTCAGACAATGGGATTTTATCTAAAAAACAGGATATTGGACTGGAAAAACAGGATATTGGGGTCAAAAATCAGGACATTGAATGGGCGGGACTGAGCCCGGTCTCGGCTCGGCACGCCCAAAAACTCTACGATTTCTTCGGGACTGAGGGCATTTTCTCGCGTTCTCAGGTAACGGAGATATTGGGGATAACCCCCTCCCCGGCCTCTGAACTATTGCGAAAACTCCTGGATGCCTCCTTGATCAGCAAAGTGAAAGGCAAAGGAAAAGGCAAGTACCGTTTCACTCCCCCTCAGCCCGAGGGCGGGGCTAACTAA
- a CDS encoding succinate dehydrogenase/fumarate reductase iron-sulfur subunit: MNITLRIWRQAGPDAEGAIHEYKLHGVSEDSSFLEMLDILNEDLFARGEEPVAFDSDCREGICGMCGLVVNGVPHGNHSPDPKDNTTTCQLHMRSFKDGDTITVEPWRSKAFPIIKDLVVNRTALDRIIQAGGYISVNTGAAPDAHATPVPKKDADRAFEAATCIGCGACVAACPNGSAMLFTSAKVTHLGLLPQGKPENLQRVTRMLNQMGAEGFGGCTNFGECAAVCPKQVPLDFIAVLNRQLGKAVLAGV; this comes from the coding sequence GTGAACATCACTTTGCGAATCTGGCGTCAGGCTGGCCCAGACGCCGAGGGGGCTATCCACGAATATAAGCTCCACGGAGTTAGCGAGGATTCCTCTTTCCTGGAAATGTTGGACATCCTCAACGAGGATCTATTTGCTCGCGGGGAAGAGCCGGTCGCATTCGACTCGGACTGCCGCGAGGGAATCTGCGGTATGTGTGGCCTGGTAGTTAATGGGGTTCCCCATGGCAACCATTCCCCGGATCCGAAAGATAACACCACTACCTGCCAGCTGCATATGCGTTCTTTCAAGGACGGAGACACCATCACCGTAGAGCCATGGCGCTCTAAGGCTTTCCCGATCATTAAGGATTTGGTGGTCAATCGTACGGCTTTGGATCGCATTATCCAGGCAGGAGGCTATATTTCGGTTAATACCGGTGCGGCTCCCGATGCCCACGCTACCCCGGTTCCCAAGAAGGATGCGGATCGGGCTTTCGAAGCTGCGACCTGCATCGGCTGTGGGGCGTGCGTGGCTGCCTGCCCGAACGGCTCGGCGATGCTATTTACCTCTGCGAAGGTGACCCACCTGGGTCTATTGCCGCAGGGTAAGCCGGAGAATCTGCAGCGGGTAACCCGCATGCTTAATCAGATGGGTGCCGAAGGTTTCGGCGGGTGCACCAACTTCGGTGAATGTGCAGCGGTTTGCCCCAAGCAGGTGCCGCTGGACTTCATTGCGGTGCTGAACCGGCAGCTAGGCAAGGCTGTTCTTGCTGGAGTATAA
- a CDS encoding GntR family transcriptional regulator, protein MATPKTYVADIELDHDSPIPLYHQISEPIKELILDGTIPAGAKLEDELSMASRLGVSRPTARRALQSLVELRLVVRKRAVGTIVAPKEIHRQVKLSSLYDDLKQTGQKPTTEVISYEEVSPDEDVAEDLHLDTDASVIKVVRLRLANGEPLALMTNYLPLEVAPSEKELRSGGLYNAMRRHGHEVFSAQQTICARKARTEEAETLKEPRGAAILTLRRISYNQSGAPIEIGDHIYRASRYKFTISL, encoded by the coding sequence ATGGCAACCCCCAAAACCTATGTCGCAGATATAGAGTTGGACCACGACTCCCCAATTCCCCTGTATCACCAGATTTCCGAACCCATAAAAGAGCTCATTTTGGACGGCACCATTCCGGCGGGCGCAAAGCTTGAGGACGAACTGTCCATGGCTTCCCGCCTTGGGGTATCGCGCCCTACTGCCCGGCGCGCCCTCCAGTCCCTGGTTGAACTACGTTTAGTAGTGCGCAAACGCGCAGTTGGCACCATTGTCGCCCCCAAAGAAATTCATCGTCAAGTCAAACTGTCTTCCCTTTATGACGACCTCAAACAAACCGGGCAAAAGCCCACTACTGAGGTAATTTCTTATGAGGAAGTTTCTCCTGATGAGGACGTCGCAGAAGATTTACACCTTGATACAGATGCGAGTGTAATTAAAGTTGTTCGCCTGCGCCTGGCCAATGGCGAGCCCTTGGCGCTTATGACTAACTATCTACCGTTGGAAGTAGCACCCAGCGAAAAGGAACTGCGCTCTGGGGGGCTTTATAATGCGATGCGGCGCCACGGACACGAAGTTTTCAGCGCCCAACAAACTATTTGCGCGCGCAAGGCCCGCACCGAAGAAGCGGAAACCCTGAAAGAACCGCGAGGAGCAGCTATTTTGACTTTGCGCCGTATTTCCTACAATCAATCAGGAGCGCCTATTGAAATCGGGGATCATATTTACCGCGCCTCTCGCTACAAGTTCACCATCAGCCTTTAG
- a CDS encoding fumarate reductase/succinate dehydrogenase flavoprotein subunit, whose protein sequence is MTEQENLVDGLYTVGEPIADKKAPLEVPIEKCWKQRQFNTALVNPANRRKIKVIVVGTGLAGGAAAASLGEMGYHVDAFFYQDSARRAHSIAAQGGINAAKNYRNDNDSDYRLFYDTVKGGDYRARETNVYRLAEVSANIIDQCVAQGVPFARDYGGLLDNRSFGGVQVSRTFYARGQTGQQLLIGAYQALQRQVNAGTVVAHSRHEMVELIVSDGRARGIIARNLETGELETYTASLVILATGGYGNVFFLSTNAMGSNVTASWRAHRKGAYFANPCYTQIHPTCIPQHGDQQSKLTLMSESLRNDGRIWVPKKKEDCKKDPREIPEEDRDYYLERIYPSFGNLVPRDIASRQAKNVCDEGRGVGPEINGVARGVYLDFAEAIERMGKEAVSAKYGNLFDMYQRITDDNPYEVPMRIYPAVHYTMGGLWVDYDLESSIPGLYIGGEANFSDHGANRLGASALMQGLSDGYFVLPNTVNDYLAHTLDWHDLPDDHPDVLAAKQQAQERIDRIMAIEGSRSVDSIHKELGHIMWEYCGMSRTREGLKKAIGMIRELRKEFWTNVRVPGKKTGEMNQSLERAGRLADFLELGELMCIDALHREESCGGHFREEHQTPEGEALRDDENFMYVAAWEWKGEDQPPVLHKEDLIYNNIEVKTRSYK, encoded by the coding sequence ATGACTGAACAAGAAAATCTAGTCGACGGTCTTTACACCGTTGGCGAACCGATTGCAGACAAGAAAGCACCTCTAGAGGTGCCGATTGAGAAATGCTGGAAACAACGCCAGTTCAATACGGCACTGGTGAACCCAGCTAACCGCCGTAAAATCAAAGTTATCGTAGTGGGTACCGGTCTAGCAGGGGGCGCAGCAGCCGCCTCGCTGGGTGAAATGGGGTACCACGTCGATGCCTTCTTCTATCAAGACTCTGCTCGTCGCGCGCACTCGATTGCGGCTCAGGGTGGTATCAACGCGGCCAAGAACTACCGCAATGACAATGACTCTGATTACCGGCTGTTCTATGACACGGTCAAAGGCGGGGACTATCGTGCCCGGGAAACTAACGTATACCGGCTAGCGGAAGTATCTGCCAATATCATTGACCAGTGCGTAGCCCAGGGCGTTCCTTTTGCTCGCGACTACGGTGGGCTGCTCGATAACCGTTCCTTCGGTGGCGTGCAGGTTTCCCGTACTTTCTATGCGCGTGGCCAGACGGGGCAGCAGCTGCTGATTGGCGCCTACCAGGCACTTCAGCGTCAAGTTAACGCAGGCACGGTGGTTGCTCACTCCCGTCACGAAATGGTGGAACTCATTGTTTCCGATGGTCGGGCACGCGGGATTATTGCTCGCAACCTGGAAACCGGGGAACTCGAAACCTACACCGCCTCCCTAGTTATTTTGGCTACTGGCGGATACGGTAACGTGTTCTTCCTATCTACCAATGCGATGGGTTCGAACGTGACGGCCTCTTGGCGGGCACACCGCAAGGGCGCTTACTTCGCGAATCCTTGCTACACGCAGATTCACCCCACCTGTATTCCCCAGCATGGCGATCAACAGTCGAAACTGACTTTGATGAGTGAGTCGCTGCGTAACGATGGGCGTATTTGGGTTCCTAAGAAGAAAGAAGACTGCAAGAAGGATCCCCGGGAAATCCCGGAGGAAGATCGCGACTACTACCTAGAGCGCATCTACCCCTCTTTCGGTAACCTGGTTCCGCGTGATATTGCATCGCGCCAAGCCAAGAATGTTTGCGACGAAGGTCGCGGCGTAGGACCGGAAATCAACGGGGTTGCTCGCGGGGTTTATTTGGACTTTGCTGAGGCTATTGAGCGCATGGGTAAAGAGGCGGTGTCGGCCAAGTACGGCAACCTCTTCGATATGTACCAGCGGATTACCGATGATAACCCCTACGAGGTGCCGATGCGGATTTACCCAGCGGTGCACTACACCATGGGTGGCCTGTGGGTTGACTACGATCTGGAATCCTCGATTCCGGGTCTATATATCGGCGGAGAAGCTAACTTCTCTGACCACGGCGCTAACCGTCTAGGGGCGTCTGCCCTGATGCAGGGGCTATCTGATGGCTACTTCGTGTTGCCGAATACGGTGAATGATTACCTGGCTCATACCTTGGATTGGCATGATTTGCCGGATGATCATCCCGATGTTTTGGCCGCGAAACAGCAGGCTCAAGAGCGCATTGATCGCATTATGGCGATTGAGGGTAGCCGTTCGGTGGATTCCATCCACAAAGAACTCGGTCACATTATGTGGGAGTACTGCGGTATGTCCCGCACCCGTGAGGGACTGAAGAAAGCCATCGGCATGATTCGGGAATTGCGTAAAGAGTTCTGGACCAATGTGCGCGTTCCGGGTAAGAAGACTGGCGAGATGAACCAGTCGCTCGAGCGCGCCGGTCGCTTGGCGGACTTCCTAGAGCTGGGCGAACTGATGTGTATCGATGCTTTGCATCGTGAAGAGTCCTGTGGCGGTCACTTCCGGGAAGAACACCAAACTCCGGAGGGCGAGGCACTACGTGACGATGAAAACTTCATGTATGTAGCCGCCTGGGAATGGAAAGGTGAAGATCAGCCCCCTGTCTTACACAAGGAGGATCTGATTTACAACAATATCGAGGTCAAGACAAGGAGCTACAAGTGA
- a CDS encoding transaldolase family protein — protein sequence MTEIKMTPGPLLDAAKNSKTALWNDSSDLNELRQAISWGAVGATCNPTIAYTTFSKNLDIWAPRIKKIAENMPTATESEIGWQAVKDMSIEAAKLLEPAFEASNGRNGRLSVQTNPAYYRNAKALADQAVEFSEMAPNIVVKVPATKTGMEAIEDATYRGVSMNVTVSFSVPQAVSSGEAIERGLKRREAEGKDVSKMGPVVTLMVGRLDDWMKICATRDRLVLNPGHLEWAGIAAFKKAAAEFEKRGLRSRMLAAAFRNTMQYTELVGGDIVISPPFAWAKRVQDSDYQYEPRFDNPVSEEVMETLMKVEDFRRAYEVDGMSEEEFDTFGPTVRTLRGFLKSDTDLQELVRDVILPAPREK from the coding sequence ATGACCGAGATTAAGATGACCCCCGGTCCCCTGCTGGATGCAGCCAAGAATTCGAAGACCGCGCTGTGGAACGATTCCTCTGATTTAAATGAGCTTCGTCAAGCGATCTCTTGGGGCGCAGTGGGTGCGACCTGCAACCCGACCATCGCTTACACCACATTTTCTAAGAATTTGGACATTTGGGCTCCTCGCATTAAAAAAATCGCTGAGAATATGCCCACCGCCACCGAGTCGGAAATTGGTTGGCAGGCTGTAAAGGACATGTCGATTGAGGCCGCGAAGCTGCTAGAACCGGCATTCGAAGCCTCAAATGGTCGCAACGGTCGCCTCTCGGTGCAGACCAATCCGGCTTACTACCGAAACGCCAAAGCATTGGCTGACCAGGCAGTAGAGTTCTCCGAAATGGCTCCCAACATCGTAGTAAAGGTACCGGCCACCAAGACCGGCATGGAAGCGATTGAGGACGCCACCTACCGGGGCGTGTCTATGAACGTGACCGTATCTTTCTCGGTTCCCCAGGCAGTTAGCTCCGGGGAAGCCATCGAACGCGGCCTCAAGCGGCGCGAAGCCGAAGGCAAAGATGTTTCCAAGATGGGGCCGGTTGTAACCTTGATGGTCGGTCGCCTTGATGACTGGATGAAGATTTGCGCTACCCGCGACAGGCTGGTTCTCAATCCTGGCCACCTGGAATGGGCCGGAATCGCCGCATTCAAGAAGGCAGCTGCCGAGTTCGAGAAGCGGGGTCTACGCTCCCGGATGCTGGCCGCAGCCTTCCGTAACACCATGCAGTACACCGAACTGGTTGGCGGCGACATCGTGATTTCTCCGCCCTTTGCTTGGGCAAAGCGGGTTCAGGACTCCGATTATCAGTATGAGCCGCGCTTCGACAATCCGGTATCCGAGGAAGTTATGGAAACCTTGATGAAGGTGGAAGATTTCCGCCGCGCCTACGAGGTTGACGGTATGAGCGAAGAAGAGTTTGACACCTTCGGTCCGACCGTGCGTACTCTTCGCGGATTCCTCAAGTCCGACACTGATCTGCAGGAACTGGTACGCGACGTGATTTTACCGGCGCCGAGAGAAAAGTAG
- the groES gene encoding co-chaperone GroES: MSVSIKPLEDRVVIQQAEAEQKTASGLVIPDAAKEKPQEGKVIAVGPGRIDDQGNRVPMDVAEGDSVIYSKYGGTEVKYGGEEYLILSARDILAKVER; the protein is encoded by the coding sequence GTGTCAGTCTCCATTAAGCCGTTAGAAGATCGCGTCGTGATTCAGCAGGCAGAAGCGGAACAAAAGACTGCTTCCGGTCTGGTTATTCCCGACGCTGCCAAGGAAAAACCGCAGGAAGGCAAAGTAATCGCGGTGGGACCGGGTCGCATTGATGACCAGGGCAACCGGGTTCCGATGGATGTTGCCGAGGGCGACAGCGTGATTTACTCCAAGTATGGCGGCACCGAGGTCAAATACGGCGGCGAAGAATACTTGATTCTTTCCGCGCGTGACATCTTGGCAAAAGTTGAGCGCTAG